In Methylocystis echinoides, one genomic interval encodes:
- a CDS encoding M48 family metallopeptidase, giving the protein MSLIGVLICLAIALSAGLGVYLRQRQVDTVAANRDAVPADFAGEVSIEEHRRAADYTIARTRFGMVETVYDAALSILWLAVWMAPVYAFVAHYIDPGLTRSVAFVLLVAGLLHLLGTPFSLANAFWLEERFGFNRLTLPTFLLDEAKSALIGVVIATPLLYGMFWLLGALPNSWWLFAYVAFMVFTIAMTVIYPTLIAPLFNTFTPMAEGSTKARMEALLQKCGFESKGLYVMDASKRSRHGNAYFTGFGKAKRIVFFDTLLEKHTLEEIESILAHELGHFKFGHVRQMILQAAIIAFIGFAALYWAFGSETFAGWFGLPHDPGVVLIALLFAKEPLSHLLRPLLAARSRKNEFEADDFARRIVGKEPMISALTRLTRDNLSTLTPDPLYAKFYFSHPPVPARVAQLRGAG; this is encoded by the coding sequence ATGAGCCTTATAGGCGTTCTCATTTGCCTCGCCATCGCTTTATCGGCGGGGCTCGGGGTCTATCTTCGCCAGCGCCAGGTCGACACGGTCGCGGCCAACCGGGACGCGGTTCCGGCCGATTTCGCCGGCGAGGTGTCGATCGAAGAGCACCGACGCGCCGCCGATTACACGATCGCGCGCACGCGTTTCGGCATGGTCGAGACGGTCTATGACGCGGCCCTCTCCATCCTCTGGCTCGCGGTCTGGATGGCCCCGGTCTACGCATTCGTCGCCCACTACATCGACCCCGGCCTCACGCGCAGCGTCGCCTTCGTGCTGCTCGTGGCGGGCCTGCTGCATCTCCTCGGAACGCCGTTCTCGCTCGCCAACGCCTTCTGGCTGGAGGAGCGCTTCGGCTTCAACCGGCTCACGCTCCCGACCTTCCTGCTGGACGAAGCAAAAAGCGCGCTCATCGGCGTCGTCATTGCGACGCCGCTGCTTTACGGCATGTTCTGGCTGCTCGGCGCCTTGCCGAACAGCTGGTGGCTTTTCGCCTATGTCGCCTTCATGGTCTTCACCATCGCCATGACCGTGATCTATCCGACGCTGATCGCGCCGCTCTTCAACACATTCACGCCGATGGCGGAGGGGTCGACCAAGGCGCGCATGGAGGCGCTGCTGCAAAAATGCGGCTTCGAGTCCAAGGGGCTTTATGTGATGGACGCCTCGAAGCGCTCCCGTCACGGCAATGCTTATTTCACCGGCTTCGGCAAGGCCAAGCGCATCGTCTTCTTCGATACGCTCTTGGAGAAGCATACGCTCGAAGAGATCGAGTCCATCCTCGCGCATGAGCTTGGCCATTTCAAATTCGGCCATGTCAGGCAGATGATCCTTCAGGCGGCGATCATCGCCTTCATCGGCTTCGCGGCGCTTTACTGGGCGTTTGGATCCGAGACCTTCGCGGGATGGTTCGGCCTGCCGCATGATCCCGGCGTGGTGCTGATCGCGCTGCTTTTCGCCAAGGAGCCGCTTTCGCATCTGCTGCGCCCCTTGCTCGCCGCGCGCTCCCGCAAGAACGAGTTCGAGGCGGACGATTTCGCCCGGCGGATTGTCGGCAAGGAGCCGATGATTTCCGCGCTCACGCGATTGACGCGCGATAATCTCTCGACGCTCACGCCCGATCCGCTCTATGCAAAGTTCTACTTTTCGCACCCGCCGGTCCCTGCGCGCGTGGCGCAGCTAAGGGGCGCCGGGTAG
- a CDS encoding DUF423 domain-containing protein, whose product MNLPSIIATIAALQGAAGVSLAAAAAHVDANPLLSTASQFLLIHAAAGLALAALAGAGAPARRLFVAAALALQTGVTLFSADLAARVYFGGKLFPLAAPTGGSLTILAWLALAAWGAMGITRRS is encoded by the coding sequence TTGAACCTGCCGTCGATCATCGCAACCATCGCGGCGCTTCAGGGCGCGGCCGGCGTGTCGCTCGCCGCCGCCGCCGCTCATGTCGACGCCAATCCCCTGCTGTCCACTGCAAGCCAATTTCTGCTGATCCACGCCGCCGCCGGCCTCGCCCTCGCGGCGCTCGCCGGCGCCGGGGCGCCGGCGCGCCGCCTTTTCGTCGCCGCGGCGCTGGCGCTTCAGACGGGCGTGACGCTGTTTTCGGCAGACCTTGCGGCGCGCGTCTATTTCGGCGGCAAGCTCTTTCCCCTCGCCGCGCCAACCGGCGGCTCTTTGACGATTCTGGCCTGGCTCGCGCTGGCGGCGTGGGGCGCCATGGGGATCACACGCCGCAGTTGA
- a CDS encoding undecaprenyl-phosphate glucose phosphotransferase, with amino-acid sequence MDGFGLDDLKNVPPDPNQEGQGLHKTHALAPRLAEIASKGAPGKSYSTVVLTGVVRLVEFSMLLAAGLLLHKLYVGSYWEESVDYYVATPVMCAAAIVAFQSFDLYTTASFRAPVRHGLKIAAGWSMVFVAALAAVFFLKLDGVFSRVWLLGWYGVGLALLALERAALAVVTRRLTRSGKLDRRTVIVGGGALADPVLRALAAQDDSDLRILGLFDDRADARSPDVVVGYPKLGTVDELVEFARHTRIDLIIFTLPISAETRLLHMLRKLWVLPIDIRLAAHTNKLRFSPRSYSYIGDVPVIDVFDKPIADWDIVAKYIFDKVVGGLCLAVASPILIAVALAVKLDSPGPILFKQRRHGFNNEVIEVYKFRSLYADAQDPLAQRQVTRDDPRVTRVGRFIRKTSLDELPQLFNVVFKGNLSLVGPRPHAIVARAGDFLYNEVVDGYFARHRVKPGITGWAQINGWRGQTDTQEKIQKRVEFDLYYIENWSILLDIYILVMTPLALLKVENAY; translated from the coding sequence ATGGACGGCTTTGGCCTCGACGATCTGAAGAACGTCCCGCCCGATCCCAACCAAGAGGGACAAGGCCTGCACAAGACGCATGCGCTGGCGCCGCGTCTCGCTGAAATCGCCAGCAAAGGCGCGCCCGGCAAGTCCTATTCCACAGTCGTGCTCACGGGCGTCGTCCGGCTTGTCGAATTTTCCATGCTGCTCGCGGCCGGCCTGCTCCTTCATAAGCTTTACGTCGGAAGCTACTGGGAAGAATCGGTCGACTATTACGTCGCGACCCCGGTGATGTGTGCGGCCGCAATTGTCGCTTTCCAGTCGTTCGACCTCTACACGACAGCGTCCTTTCGCGCGCCGGTTCGCCATGGACTGAAAATCGCCGCGGGCTGGTCGATGGTCTTTGTGGCGGCGCTGGCCGCGGTCTTCTTCCTCAAGCTCGACGGCGTCTTTTCCCGCGTTTGGCTGCTCGGCTGGTACGGCGTCGGATTGGCCCTGCTGGCGCTGGAGCGCGCGGCGCTCGCCGTCGTGACGCGCCGGCTTACCCGTTCGGGGAAGCTCGATCGGCGTACGGTCATCGTCGGCGGCGGCGCGCTGGCCGATCCGGTGCTGCGGGCGCTCGCGGCGCAAGACGACAGCGATCTGCGCATCCTGGGGCTGTTCGACGACCGCGCCGACGCGCGCTCGCCCGATGTCGTCGTCGGTTATCCCAAGCTCGGCACGGTCGACGAGCTGGTGGAATTTGCGCGCCACACCCGCATCGATCTCATCATCTTCACCCTGCCGATCTCCGCCGAGACGCGCCTGCTGCATATGCTGCGCAAGCTTTGGGTGTTGCCGATCGACATCCGCCTCGCCGCGCATACGAACAAACTGCGTTTCAGCCCGCGCTCGTACTCCTATATCGGCGATGTTCCGGTCATCGACGTCTTCGACAAGCCGATCGCCGATTGGGACATTGTAGCGAAATATATTTTCGACAAGGTCGTCGGCGGGCTCTGTCTCGCCGTGGCGTCCCCGATCCTGATCGCCGTCGCGCTTGCCGTGAAGCTCGACTCGCCGGGGCCGATCTTGTTCAAGCAGCGACGTCATGGCTTCAATAATGAAGTGATCGAGGTTTACAAGTTTCGTTCGCTCTACGCCGACGCTCAGGACCCTTTGGCGCAAAGGCAGGTCACCCGCGACGATCCGCGCGTGACGCGCGTCGGCCGTTTCATCCGCAAGACGTCTCTCGACGAGCTGCCGCAACTCTTCAACGTCGTGTTCAAAGGCAATCTGTCGCTCGTCGGCCCGCGCCCCCACGCCATCGTCGCGCGCGCGGGTGATTTCCTCTACAATGAAGTCGTCGACGGCTATTTTGCGCGCCATCGGGTCAAGCCCGGCATTACCGGCTGGGCGCAGATCAACGGATGGCGCGGCCAGACCGACACGCAGGAAAAAATCCAGAAGCGCGTGGAGTTCGATCTCTACTATATCGAGAACTGGTCGATTCTGCTGGACATCTATATCCTCGTCATGACCCCCTTGGCCCTCCTCAAGGTGGAGAACGCCTATTGA
- a CDS encoding response regulator produces MSVSDAPDPRSGGASSDAAQRPGDLLLGRRVLIVEDDPYITLALEETLADFGLIVAGAARTIPQALRLAQTSSFDLALLDVNIGQDRIDPVADVIHARGIPFVFTTGYGRAGLPEAYLNQAIVEKPFYVEEILRTLREELGNARK; encoded by the coding sequence ATGTCTGTCTCGGACGCGCCCGACCCCCGTTCTGGCGGCGCATCGAGCGATGCGGCGCAACGCCCGGGCGACCTGCTGCTCGGACGCCGGGTGCTTATTGTCGAAGACGATCCTTATATTACGCTCGCGCTCGAGGAAACGCTCGCCGACTTTGGTCTGATCGTCGCGGGCGCGGCGCGCACGATCCCGCAGGCCCTGCGGCTGGCGCAGACCTCGTCCTTCGACCTCGCTCTGCTCGACGTGAATATTGGCCAGGATAGGATCGACCCGGTCGCCGACGTGATCCACGCGCGCGGCATTCCCTTCGTCTTCACGACCGGCTACGGGCGCGCCGGTTTGCCCGAAGCCTATCTGAACCAGGCGATTGTGGAAAAACCATTCTACGTTGAAGAAATCTTGCGCACCCTGCGCGAAGAGCTGGGGAACGCCCGGAAATAG
- a CDS encoding GNAT family N-acetyltransferase produces MPPLPDLADYSTVHVFTHFEDARADWLALSQAATISPYQSFEFLSAWFDAFGASEGVTPYLIVARDAADRPSALLPLCTIRKGAVTLAAFLGGREANFNLPLLRPDRRHDEAGLRWLLREAARRAPSPPDAFFLRNQPREFDGARNPLLFTEARPSASFGYATALPETIDGLTSRLSKETRKKLRKKEARLAELGPVAYEHRIAGQRGHALVTALLEQKSARFAAVGTTRRRSLSALLHGLLEAQEDGVLELHGLSVDGRFVAAYAGVRRNGRFSAMLNSFDTDEEIARCSPGDLLLHALMRNLTARRMTHFDLGVGEARYKRAVCDETIPLYDVVLPLSARGVLAAPLISSYLRLKRRAKNTPAVVRCYYRLVALLGR; encoded by the coding sequence ATGCCGCCCTTGCCGGATCTCGCCGATTATTCGACAGTCCACGTCTTCACGCATTTCGAGGACGCGCGCGCCGATTGGCTGGCGCTGTCGCAAGCAGCGACGATCAGCCCGTATCAATCTTTCGAGTTTCTTTCAGCCTGGTTCGACGCCTTCGGGGCTTCGGAAGGCGTGACGCCCTACCTCATCGTGGCCCGCGACGCTGCGGATCGTCCGAGCGCGCTTCTGCCGCTGTGCACGATTCGCAAGGGCGCCGTCACTCTTGCCGCATTCCTCGGGGGCCGCGAAGCCAATTTCAATCTGCCGCTTTTGCGTCCCGATCGACGCCACGACGAAGCAGGTCTGCGCTGGCTCCTGCGCGAAGCGGCGCGCCGCGCGCCATCGCCGCCGGATGCTTTCTTCCTCCGCAATCAACCTCGCGAATTTGACGGCGCTCGCAACCCTCTCCTCTTCACGGAAGCGCGGCCGAGCGCCAGTTTCGGCTATGCGACGGCGCTGCCCGAGACGATCGACGGATTGACGTCGCGGCTCTCGAAGGAGACGCGCAAGAAGCTGCGGAAGAAGGAGGCGCGTCTCGCGGAGCTTGGCCCAGTCGCATATGAACATCGGATCGCCGGACAACGCGGCCATGCGCTCGTCACTGCCTTGCTCGAACAGAAATCCGCGCGTTTTGCGGCAGTTGGGACGACAAGGCGACGCAGCCTGTCGGCGCTTCTCCACGGTCTTCTGGAAGCCCAGGAGGATGGCGTCCTCGAGCTTCACGGGCTCTCGGTCGACGGCCGCTTCGTCGCCGCTTACGCCGGCGTGCGGCGTAATGGCCGCTTCTCGGCCATGCTCAATTCTTTCGACACGGACGAAGAGATCGCGCGCTGCTCGCCCGGCGATCTGCTGCTGCATGCGTTGATGCGCAATCTTACAGCGCGCCGGATGACGCATTTCGACCTCGGCGTCGGCGAAGCGCGTTACAAGCGCGCCGTTTGCGATGAGACGATACCGCTCTATGACGTCGTCCTCCCGCTCTCCGCGCGCGGCGTCCTCGCGGCTCCGTTGATCTCCTCCTATCTGCGTCTCAAGCGGCGCGCGAAAAATACGCCCGCGGTCGTCCGTTGCTATTACAGGCTCGTCGCCCTCCTTGGCCGCTGA
- a CDS encoding GumC family protein — MHAPMQDRIDADINEIDLARLGRVLLVKKWWVLGPTLAAFLVSFLFVNLVKPRYTSDARLLLENQDSFYARVDNGERVDANGPDAEGVQSQIQLLTSRDLARRAIKKIGLQGDVEFDPLANGVGPVTRLMALVGLVRDPTLMPPEERILEKFSERLSVLSPTKTRVLSIEFTSYNPDLAARGANAVAEAYIEMQQEAKREIARSAAQSLATLISDLRTRVAEAEAKVEKYRAETGLLIGSNNTIVPTQQLGELNNQLSSARAAHADSQAKASLLRDMLRQNRIAEIPDIASNESLRRIFEQIVALRAQLALESRTLLPMHPRIKELDAQLADLERQWRAAAERAAHTLENEARIAAARVENLTRVLNDQKRVAGAAGAEEVKLRDLERAARLLKEQLESETAKYQEAVARERVKATPADARIIQRALAPQVPSFPKKVPIVLFATLAGLILSLGVIVAGELLTGRARVLPPALSAAQPAPAAVAPDRREPIFARQESDAPKDKEPPKKASWRATPVVARRISPARAIEGCVKVLVAPCSETGPRAETAVSLARQLAGQGRALLAAADPGAAMFDALVSPGSERRPCGMGELARGSAGYGDAIHRDKSSTLHVLPGGVADGAGMGDHALLVTALAHAYDYLIFAASADEALRLAPHVDLAFVLGEDEAAEALREDLAEIGVEAHLLDASACGDLAA, encoded by the coding sequence ATGCATGCGCCAATGCAAGACAGGATCGACGCCGACATAAACGAAATCGATCTTGCGCGATTGGGCCGCGTGCTCCTTGTCAAGAAATGGTGGGTGCTGGGGCCGACGCTCGCGGCCTTCTTGGTCTCTTTCCTTTTCGTCAATCTGGTCAAGCCGCGCTATACGTCGGATGCGCGGCTGCTTCTCGAAAATCAGGACAGTTTCTACGCGCGTGTGGACAATGGGGAGCGCGTCGACGCCAATGGCCCCGACGCCGAAGGCGTGCAGAGCCAGATTCAGCTTCTCACCTCACGCGATCTCGCGCGCCGGGCGATCAAGAAAATCGGCCTGCAAGGCGACGTCGAATTCGATCCACTTGCGAATGGGGTTGGCCCCGTGACGCGGCTCATGGCGCTCGTCGGTCTCGTCCGCGACCCGACGCTCATGCCGCCGGAGGAGCGCATTCTCGAAAAATTTTCCGAAAGGCTCTCCGTCTTGTCGCCGACCAAGACTCGCGTCCTGTCGATCGAGTTCACTTCCTATAATCCCGACCTCGCGGCGCGCGGCGCCAACGCCGTGGCCGAGGCCTATATCGAGATGCAGCAGGAGGCGAAGAGGGAAATCGCGCGCAGCGCGGCGCAATCACTGGCGACGCTGATCTCCGATCTGCGGACGCGCGTGGCGGAGGCCGAAGCCAAGGTCGAAAAATATCGCGCGGAGACAGGGCTGCTCATCGGCTCGAACAACACGATCGTCCCGACGCAGCAGCTCGGCGAACTGAATAACCAGCTTTCCTCGGCGCGCGCCGCTCACGCCGATTCTCAGGCGAAGGCCAGCCTGCTGCGCGACATGCTGCGCCAGAACCGGATCGCCGAAATCCCCGACATCGCCAGCAACGAGTCGCTGAGGCGCATCTTCGAGCAGATCGTCGCGCTGCGGGCGCAACTCGCGCTCGAGTCCCGCACGCTCCTCCCGATGCATCCACGGATCAAGGAACTCGATGCGCAGCTTGCCGATCTGGAGAGGCAATGGCGCGCCGCCGCCGAGCGCGCCGCGCATACGCTGGAGAATGAAGCGCGCATCGCCGCGGCCCGCGTCGAAAATCTGACGCGCGTGTTGAACGATCAGAAGCGCGTCGCCGGCGCGGCGGGCGCGGAAGAGGTGAAGCTGCGGGACCTCGAGCGCGCGGCGCGGCTTCTCAAGGAGCAACTCGAAAGCGAAACGGCAAAATATCAGGAGGCGGTGGCGCGCGAGCGCGTGAAGGCGACGCCGGCTGACGCGCGCATCATTCAGCGCGCGCTGGCGCCGCAGGTCCCGTCCTTCCCGAAGAAAGTCCCCATTGTCCTCTTCGCGACGCTCGCAGGCCTGATCCTTTCGCTCGGCGTCATCGTCGCCGGCGAGCTGCTGACGGGCCGCGCCCGCGTCTTGCCGCCGGCGCTCAGCGCCGCGCAGCCGGCGCCGGCCGCCGTCGCGCCCGACCGGCGGGAGCCGATTTTTGCCAGACAGGAAAGCGACGCGCCGAAAGACAAGGAGCCGCCCAAAAAAGCGTCGTGGCGCGCCACGCCCGTCGTCGCGCGCCGGATCAGTCCCGCGCGGGCGATCGAGGGCTGCGTCAAAGTGCTGGTGGCGCCCTGTTCGGAGACGGGACCGCGCGCCGAAACGGCGGTCAGTCTCGCGCGTCAGCTTGCGGGGCAGGGACGCGCCCTGCTCGCCGCCGCCGATCCCGGCGCTGCGATGTTCGACGCGCTGGTAAGTCCCGGGTCGGAACGGCGGCCCTGCGGCATGGGAGAGCTCGCGCGCGGCTCCGCCGGCTACGGCGACGCGATCCATCGCGACAAGTCGTCGACGCTGCATGTGCTGCCGGGCGGAGTGGCGGACGGCGCGGGCATGGGCGACCATGCGCTTCTCGTCACCGCCCTGGCTCATGCCTACGACTACCTCATTTTTGCAGCCTCGGCCGATGAGGCGCTGCGCCTTGCGCCGCATGTGGACCTCGCCTTTGTGCTTGGCGAGGACGAAGCGGCGGAGGCGCTGCGCGAAGACCTCGCGGAGATTGGCGTCGAAGCGCACCTTCTCGACGCGTCGGCCTGTGGCGATCTGGCGGCTTAG
- a CDS encoding polysaccharide deacetylase family protein codes for MSVWRNRAISAALRLLHVSGAHRLVAPLTRGLGVILTFHRVRPAVHDSFAPNAGLEISPPFLDLLLHHLRAQGYAILSLDDALDVVRSARRHAQPFAVLSFDDGYRDLVDHALPILERHRAPFIAYLTPGFADRSARLWWLELEESIRRLSHVDITVAQRRIVSRCASPQEKQAAFTEIYWAIRDGDEAALLAVVADLSARAGVDAREIATHGCLGWDAIRSLAQHGLATIGAHSLSHPRLARLDAAAARREMAGSRARIREETGVTPRHFCYPVGDRTSAGRREFDLAAELGFESAVTTRPGLIFPEHRAHLQALPRLSVNGRFQSLAALDVLLSGAPFALLNRGRRVAA; via the coding sequence ATGTCCGTTTGGCGCAATAGAGCGATTTCTGCGGCATTGCGGCTGCTTCACGTCAGCGGCGCGCACCGGCTGGTCGCGCCGCTGACGCGGGGGCTCGGCGTCATTTTGACGTTTCACCGGGTCCGGCCAGCCGTTCACGACAGCTTCGCGCCCAATGCGGGCCTTGAGATTTCGCCGCCGTTTCTCGATCTCCTGCTGCATCATTTGCGCGCGCAAGGTTATGCAATTCTATCGCTCGACGACGCGCTCGATGTGGTGCGATCCGCACGGCGACATGCACAGCCCTTCGCGGTGCTGAGTTTCGACGATGGTTATCGAGACCTTGTCGACCATGCGTTGCCCATTCTGGAGCGTCATCGCGCGCCTTTCATCGCCTATCTTACTCCCGGCTTCGCGGACCGTAGCGCGCGGCTGTGGTGGCTCGAACTTGAGGAGTCGATCCGCCGCCTCTCGCATGTCGACATTACCGTTGCGCAGCGGCGCATCGTTAGCCGCTGCGCGTCCCCGCAGGAGAAGCAGGCGGCGTTTACAGAGATTTACTGGGCGATCCGCGACGGCGACGAAGCGGCGCTGCTCGCGGTCGTGGCCGATCTTTCGGCCCGGGCAGGGGTCGACGCGCGCGAAATCGCGACGCACGGCTGTCTGGGTTGGGACGCCATCCGGTCGCTGGCGCAACATGGCCTCGCGACCATTGGCGCGCATTCGCTATCCCATCCGCGGCTCGCGAGACTCGACGCCGCGGCGGCGCGTCGGGAGATGGCCGGGAGCCGGGCGCGCATCAGGGAAGAAACCGGCGTGACGCCGCGCCATTTCTGCTACCCGGTCGGCGACCGGACCTCGGCGGGGCGACGGGAATTCGATCTTGCGGCCGAGCTTGGCTTCGAGAGCGCGGTCACGACGCGGCCGGGATTGATCTTCCCCGAGCATCGCGCGCATCTGCAGGCTCTCCCGCGCCTCTCGGTCAATGGCAGGTTCCAAAGTCTCGCCGCTCTCGACGTTCTGCTCAGCGGCGCGCCCTTCGCGCTTCTCAATCGCGGCAGGCGCGTCGCGGCCTGA
- a CDS encoding AsmA family protein: protein MAEDHLSQAGRRPSSESRRPARGYAGGVRRLLVGVAATVLVLFGVAAGLATWLYSPAATLAAVTRQINEATGLYVAAREGPRLFLTPRPHLVMSGVAFADRNKALQIEATELRGNLKLLPLFAGRLELDSATLTRPRARVDLDAAPIDAPGAATHAAAAQAGSMAAQKADDFRLGLVHIVDGALRLRREGVDYAADRISATLDWRKVGEHALLTSALDWRGERLQLVFWVARPGMFLRGDASVVTARIDGESMRLEAQGVAQSGANARFSGRVAGSAASAREALALFTVEAPFPGPFGDAEFSAQATIAPREAAFRDLRVLVDGNAFDGELTVRQEDGRPYVCATLKSDFVALKPLLADAPPLVGPDGQWSPKPLDLPDLTGADVDVKIAARHARFGRLTLDGASMTAALRDGALDLSLAEAEAYRGRLKARFSFKPAGRDLSMHAVAQTAGVDARALLWDSFGKEAVGGGLDSMVTVDAHGESVADMVRSLNGRASLTLTDGEIAGVDFDRALRRFEKRPLSSAQDIRSGSSPLTRAQATLLIEGGVATLEDGVASGPGFTLNFTGAANLAERSLAVKAAAREADAMGKPRDKGLQIAFDLAGPWDELKIAPDPKAFIRRSGAAAPLLPEPPAEEPR, encoded by the coding sequence GTGGCCGAAGACCATCTTTCCCAGGCGGGGCGCCGCCCCTCCAGCGAGTCCCGCCGGCCGGCGCGCGGCTATGCGGGTGGGGTGCGGCGCCTGCTCGTCGGCGTAGCGGCAACGGTTCTTGTCCTTTTCGGCGTCGCCGCGGGGCTGGCGACATGGCTCTACTCGCCGGCCGCGACGCTCGCGGCGGTCACGCGGCAGATCAATGAGGCCACCGGCCTTTACGTCGCGGCGCGCGAAGGTCCCCGGCTGTTCTTGACGCCCCGCCCGCATCTGGTCATGAGCGGCGTCGCCTTCGCCGACCGCAACAAGGCGCTTCAGATCGAGGCGACCGAGCTTCGGGGCAATCTCAAGCTGCTGCCGCTTTTTGCCGGCAGGCTGGAGCTCGACTCGGCGACGCTGACGCGCCCGCGCGCCCGGGTCGATCTCGACGCCGCGCCCATCGACGCGCCGGGGGCCGCAACGCACGCCGCCGCCGCGCAGGCCGGCAGCATGGCGGCGCAAAAAGCCGACGACTTCCGGCTTGGACTCGTCCATATCGTCGACGGCGCGCTGCGCCTGCGGCGGGAGGGCGTCGATTACGCCGCCGATCGCATTTCAGCGACGCTCGATTGGCGCAAGGTCGGCGAGCACGCGCTTCTGACGAGCGCGCTCGATTGGCGCGGCGAGCGGCTGCAGCTGGTGTTTTGGGTCGCGCGGCCCGGCATGTTCCTGCGCGGCGACGCTTCCGTCGTCACGGCCCGGATCGACGGCGAAAGCATGCGCCTCGAAGCGCAGGGGGTCGCGCAAAGCGGCGCCAATGCGCGCTTTTCGGGACGGGTCGCCGGCTCCGCCGCGTCGGCGCGGGAAGCGCTGGCCCTCTTCACCGTGGAGGCGCCCTTTCCCGGCCCCTTCGGCGACGCCGAATTTTCGGCGCAGGCGACGATTGCGCCCCGTGAGGCGGCGTTCAGGGATTTGCGCGTGCTCGTCGACGGCAACGCCTTCGACGGGGAGCTGACGGTGCGTCAGGAAGACGGCCGGCCCTATGTGTGCGCCACGCTGAAAAGCGATTTCGTGGCCTTGAAGCCCTTGCTTGCGGACGCGCCGCCTTTGGTCGGGCCCGACGGTCAATGGAGCCCGAAGCCGCTCGACCTGCCCGATCTCACGGGGGCCGACGTCGACGTAAAGATCGCCGCGCGCCATGCGCGGTTCGGGCGGCTCACGCTCGACGGCGCCAGTATGACCGCAGCGCTTCGCGATGGGGCGCTCGATCTGTCGCTGGCCGAAGCCGAGGCCTATCGCGGCCGCCTCAAGGCGCGCTTCTCCTTCAAGCCGGCCGGGCGCGACCTCTCCATGCACGCCGTGGCCCAGACGGCCGGCGTCGACGCCCGCGCCCTGCTCTGGGACTCCTTCGGGAAGGAGGCGGTAGGCGGCGGGCTTGACTCCATGGTGACCGTCGACGCCCACGGCGAGAGCGTCGCCGATATGGTGCGCAGCCTCAACGGGCGAGCGAGCTTGACCCTGACCGACGGAGAAATCGCCGGCGTCGATTTCGACCGGGCGCTGCGCCGTTTCGAAAAGCGCCCCTTATCGAGCGCTCAGGACATTCGTTCCGGCAGTTCGCCGCTGACCCGGGCTCAGGCGACGCTGCTGATCGAAGGCGGCGTCGCGACGCTGGAGGACGGCGTCGCCAGCGGTCCGGGCTTTACCCTGAATTTCACCGGCGCCGCCAATCTCGCCGAGCGCAGCCTCGCCGTCAAAGCCGCCGCCCGCGAGGCCGACGCAATGGGCAAGCCGCGCGACAAAGGCTTACAGATCGCCTTCGATCTCGCCGGGCCGTGGGACGAGTTGAAAATCGCGCCGGACCCGAAGGCCTTCATCCGGCGGTCGGGCGCCGCCGCGCCTTTGCTGCCTGAGCCGCCCGCCGAGGAGCCGCGCTAA
- a CDS encoding polysaccharide biosynthesis/export family protein: MPRPEAPKRIAATRLLLPVAVLASAFLSACAAPGDYRPELYAASTAEAYTLSAGDRLRVIVFGQDSLSNAYAVDGAGRIAMPLIGSVPAQGRTVPEVEREIAARLRDGYVREPRVSVEVEAFRPFFVLGEVTNAGQFPFVEGMTVRTAIAIAGGFGPRGYQGGVDLTRIVDGVPVTGRVPLDAPVRPGDTLTVRERIF; this comes from the coding sequence ATGCCGAGACCCGAGGCCCCAAAGCGGATCGCCGCGACGCGCTTGCTCCTGCCTGTAGCGGTCCTCGCCAGCGCCTTCCTGTCGGCCTGCGCCGCGCCGGGCGATTACCGACCGGAACTCTATGCCGCGTCGACCGCAGAGGCTTATACGCTGTCCGCCGGCGATCGCCTGCGCGTGATCGTTTTCGGGCAGGATTCGCTTTCCAACGCCTACGCGGTCGACGGCGCCGGGCGCATCGCCATGCCGCTGATCGGCTCTGTTCCCGCACAAGGCCGCACCGTTCCCGAGGTGGAGCGTGAAATCGCCGCGCGCCTGCGCGACGGATATGTACGCGAGCCGCGCGTTTCGGTCGAAGTGGAGGCCTTCCGTCCCTTCTTCGTGCTCGGCGAGGTGACGAACGCAGGCCAGTTCCCCTTTGTGGAAGGCATGACGGTGCGCACGGCGATCGCCATCGCAGGCGGCTTCGGACCACGCGGCTATCAAGGCGGCGTCGACCTGACGCGCATCGTCGACGGCGTTCCCGTCACCGGCCGCGTGCCGCTCGACGCGCCGGTGCGTCCGGGCGACACGCTTACCGTTCGCGAGCGGATTTTCTGA